A genomic window from Diorhabda sublineata isolate icDioSubl1.1 chromosome 8, icDioSubl1.1, whole genome shotgun sequence includes:
- the LOC130447997 gene encoding zinc finger protein 664-like isoform X3 — MEQQQFIKEEIYTHDGFAWGMSIKQEMKDEIFTSTFQNLIDESMHPIKQEIDDDLNTNKAMEEYTIKVEKDKSNSHIVNIQNIGNKFKYLKVKYGIRPKSKERLENGKRVNLNTIAGIIVCKYCGNLYTKRKEYLCHFSTNHFIKLKKIIYKAKFHSKTSCIKNEVADQTILRNIDQDAENKTEIVGHDLKTELQDNRFTDNLPGHKEKKPCKCDICSKTFANKKSLKSHIRQHIGEKPFKCDICMESFIHKCHLNSHLRKHTGEKPFKCDICMKSFPWKTSLNRHRYIHTEEKPFKCEICPESFSLKSCLNSHIYSHTGEKPFKCDVCLKTFSWKTSLNKHRRIHTGEKPFKCDFCFKTFSQKCNLNFHLRIHTGEKPFKCNICVTTFSQKSDLNFHLRLHVGEKPFKCDFCSKTFARKYVLNSHLRIHTGEKPFKCDVCLKTFSQKCNLNVHSQIHTGEKPYRCDVCSKSFSRKNELNSHLHKH, encoded by the exons atggaacaacaacaatttattaaagaagaaatatatacacACGATGGTTTTGCGTGGGGTATGAGTATTAAACAAGAAATGAAAGACGAGATATTTACatcaacttttcaaaatttaattgatgaaaGTATGCATCCtataaaacaagaaattgatGATGATCTAAATACAAATAAAGCGATGGAAGAATATACGATTAAAGTTGAAAAAGATAAGAGCAATTCCCATATcgttaatatacaaaatattggaaacaaatttaaatatctaaaagtgaaatatggaattcgaCCTAAATCAAAAG aaCGATTGGAAAATGGAAAACGTGTAAATTTAAATACTATTGCGGGaattattgtatgtaaatattGTGGAAATTTATACACAAAACGAAAAGAATACCTTTGCCACTTTTCtacaaatcattttataaaattgaagaaaataatatataaagcgAAATTTCACTCTAAAACAAGTTGCATCAAAAATGAAGTAGCTGACCAAACTATTCTCAGAAATATTGATCAAGATGCggaaaataaaactgaaatagtTGGACATGATTTGAAAACAGAATTGCAAGATAATAGGTTTACAGATAATTTGCCTGGTCACAAAGAAAAGAAGCCATGCAAGTGTgacatttgttcaaaaacttttgcaaataaaaaaagtttaaaatcaCATATCCGTCAACATATTGGAGagaagccattcaaatgtgacatttgcaTGGAGTCATTTATACATAAATGCCATTTAAATTCACATTTGCGTAAACACACCGGAGagaagccattcaaatgtgacatttgcatgaaatcattTCCATGGAAAACGAGCTTAAACAGACATAGATATATCCACACAGAAGAAAAGCCATTCAAGTGTGAAATTTGTCCCGAATCATTTTCACTGAAATCTTGTTTAAATTCACACATTTATAGTCATACAGgtgaaaaaccattcaaatgcgACGTgtgtttgaaaacattttcgTGGAAAACGAGCTTAAACAAACATAGGCGTATCcacacaggagaaaaaccattcaaatgtgacttttgttttaaaacattttcacagaagtgtaatttaaattttcatttacgtaTACATAccggagaaaagccattcaaatgtaaCATTTGTGTTACaacattttcacaaaaatctgatttgaattttcatttacgtttaCACGTTGGGGAAAAGCCATTTAAATGCgacttttgttcaaaaacttttgctcggaaatatgtattaaattcACATTTACGTATTCACActggagaaaagccattcaaatgtgatgtttgtttgaaaacattttcacaaaaatgtaatttaaacgTTCATTCACAAATACACACTGGGGAAAAGCCCTATAGATGCGACGTTTGTTCGAAAAGTTTTTCTCggaaaaatgaattgaattcaCATTTACATAAACATTGA
- the LOC130447997 gene encoding zinc finger protein 845-like isoform X2 — protein MEQQQFIKEEIYTHDGFAWGMSIKQEMKDEIFTSTFQNLIDESMHPIKQEIDDDLNTNKAMEEYTIKVEKDKSNSHIVNIQNIGNKFKYLKVKYGIRPKSKELLEIIKHVNSNTIAGIIICKFCGNVYTKQKEYLCHFSTNHFMRFKKIMYKTKFCPKNSYTRERLENGKRVNLNTIAGIIVCKYCGNLYTKRKEYLCHFSTNHFIKLKKIIYKAKFHSKTSCIKNEVADQTILRNIDQDAENKTEIVGHDLKTELQDNRFTDNLPGHKEKKPCKCDICSKTFANKKSLKSHIRQHIGEKPFKCDICMESFIHKCHLNSHLRKHTGEKPFKCDICMKSFPWKTSLNRHRYIHTEEKPFKCEICPESFSLKSCLNSHIYSHTGEKPFKCDVCLKTFSWKTSLNKHRRIHTGEKPFKCDFCFKTFSQKCNLNFHLRIHTGEKPFKCNICVTTFSQKSDLNFHLRLHVGEKPFKCDFCSKTFARKYVLNSHLRIHTGEKPFKCDVCLKTFSQKCNLNVHSQIHTGEKPYRCDVCSKSFSRKNELNSHLHKH, from the exons atggaacaacaacaatttattaaagaagaaatatatacacACGATGGTTTTGCGTGGGGTATGAGTATTAAACAAGAAATGAAAGACGAGATATTTACatcaacttttcaaaatttaattgatgaaaGTATGCATCCtataaaacaagaaattgatGATGATCTAAATACAAATAAAGCGATGGAAGAATATACGATTAAAGTTGAAAAAGATAAGAGCAATTCCCATATcgttaatatacaaaatattggaaacaaatttaaatatctaaaagtgaaatatggaattcgaCCTAAATCAAAAG aactattggaaattattaaacaCGTTAATTCAAACACTATTGCAGGGATTATTATATGTAAATTTTGTGGAAATGTATACACGAAACAAAAAGAGTACCTTTGTCACTTTTCTACAAATCATTTTATgagatttaagaaaataatgtataaaacaaaattctGCCCTAAAAACTCTTACACAAGAG aaCGATTGGAAAATGGAAAACGTGTAAATTTAAATACTATTGCGGGaattattgtatgtaaatattGTGGAAATTTATACACAAAACGAAAAGAATACCTTTGCCACTTTTCtacaaatcattttataaaattgaagaaaataatatataaagcgAAATTTCACTCTAAAACAAGTTGCATCAAAAATGAAGTAGCTGACCAAACTATTCTCAGAAATATTGATCAAGATGCggaaaataaaactgaaatagtTGGACATGATTTGAAAACAGAATTGCAAGATAATAGGTTTACAGATAATTTGCCTGGTCACAAAGAAAAGAAGCCATGCAAGTGTgacatttgttcaaaaacttttgcaaataaaaaaagtttaaaatcaCATATCCGTCAACATATTGGAGagaagccattcaaatgtgacatttgcaTGGAGTCATTTATACATAAATGCCATTTAAATTCACATTTGCGTAAACACACCGGAGagaagccattcaaatgtgacatttgcatgaaatcattTCCATGGAAAACGAGCTTAAACAGACATAGATATATCCACACAGAAGAAAAGCCATTCAAGTGTGAAATTTGTCCCGAATCATTTTCACTGAAATCTTGTTTAAATTCACACATTTATAGTCATACAGgtgaaaaaccattcaaatgcgACGTgtgtttgaaaacattttcgTGGAAAACGAGCTTAAACAAACATAGGCGTATCcacacaggagaaaaaccattcaaatgtgacttttgttttaaaacattttcacagaagtgtaatttaaattttcatttacgtaTACATAccggagaaaagccattcaaatgtaaCATTTGTGTTACaacattttcacaaaaatctgatttgaattttcatttacgtttaCACGTTGGGGAAAAGCCATTTAAATGCgacttttgttcaaaaacttttgctcggaaatatgtattaaattcACATTTACGTATTCACActggagaaaagccattcaaatgtgatgtttgtttgaaaacattttcacaaaaatgtaatttaaacgTTCATTCACAAATACACACTGGGGAAAAGCCCTATAGATGCGACGTTTGTTCGAAAAGTTTTTCTCggaaaaatgaattgaattcaCATTTACATAAACATTGA
- the LOC130447995 gene encoding uncharacterized protein LOC130447995, with protein sequence MEQKVVKEEIDINDDFVWSMDIKQETREEIPTTFQNVINESVSPIKQEIQPCAHEISACECNHRCQTANFHKMTDLSVQYLKTINFSSLSLEEKIQIKSIGRPKPGVLITNVTKCKSREYKRTFKTETYEKTDWLCGCDVSNSLYCFPCLLFGSDETSEWIKSGVRDLIHLSEKIKKHQNSKSHLSAKLEYNLLGKQNIRQQLNSAYRSSIQKHNDQVKNNRYVLSKIINCIKFCGAFELALRGHDEQEDSVNPGIFRGLINFSGELDLALRDHLQQATVFKGTAKDIQNDLLECMLSVCQAHIKKEIAESKFVSIMSDETSGISNVFQMVIVYRYTLPNGSPIERFWTFVKPNEYDAVALANCIEEALNYVLRNPDQLISQSYDGASIMSGVQKLIKDKFKYAHYIHCYAYQLNLIMSQATSINMNARIFFAELTGITNFFSNSPEKVAILDEVVGNKASTSRWNFKIRTVVNIVYENRESLILCLEKIQSTSIQSDTITKAGALLRLLYDPKFIFWLSVFHRIIPHVNILYSQLQKEATDSVTVKKCITEFEQNIQKERCNLHTIETELVNIDGRQARKRKKTDEKHSYVPMVVQAKEVCDTIIAEIKQRFSFTGHLEIAHLFSVENFDTFSKNFPVLHLNSAIMNFPFLNKDKLKTELEIIYRTSDFREVSGAVHLLKFLIENNLQVDFSETFSVLQAIVTMPMTTAEAERCFSTLKRIKTFLRSTIGENRLTALAMLSIEKQMIQEIPNFNDLVIDKFILKRDRRIDFEFKTCL encoded by the coding sequence atGGAACAAAAAGTCGTTAAGGAAGAAATTGATATAAACGACGATTTTGTTTGGAGTATGGACATCAAACAAGAAACAAGGGAGGAAATACCTACAACTtttcaaaatgtaattaatgAAAGTGTTTCTCCTATAAAACAAGAAATTCAACCATGTGCACATGAAATAAGTGCTTGTGAATGTAATCATCGATGTCAAACCGCTAATTTCCATAAAATGACGGACCTTAGTGTACAATATTTGAAGACAATCAATTTTTCCTCACTTTCTctagaagaaaaaatacaaattaaaagtATTGGGCGTCCGAAACCAGGTGTATTGATTACGAATGTAACTAAATGTAAAAGTCGTGAATATAAACGTACATTTAAAAcagaaacttatgaaaaaacTGACTGGTTGTGCGGGTGTGATGTGAGTAATAGCCTCTACTGCTTTCCGTGTTTATTATTCGGAAGCGATGAGACGTCAGAATGGATAAAATCTGGCGTTAGAGATCTCATAcatttatcagaaaaaattaaaaaacatcaaaactcTAAATCTCATTTATCTGCTAAattagaatataatttattaggtaaacaaaatattcgtcAACAATTGAATAGTGCATATAGATCAAGCATTCAAAAACATAACGaccaagtgaaaaataatagataTGTCTTATCTAAAATTATAAACTGTATAAAATTTTGTGGTGCATTTGAGCTTGCTCTCCGTGGACATGATGAACAGGAAGATTCTGTAAATCCTGGCATATTTAGAGGACTTATAAATTTTTCTGGAGAACTGGATTTAGCACTGAGGGATCATTTGCAGCAAGCTACAGTGTTTAAAGGTACAGCAAAagatattcaaaatgatttattggAGTGCATGCTTTCTGTGTGTCAAGCAcatatcaaaaaagaaattgcCGAATCAAAATTTGTATCCATTATGAGTGACGAAACAAGTGGTATTTCCAATGTTTTCCAAATGGTTATAGTTTACCGTTATACTTTACCAAATGGCAGTCCCATTGAGAGATTTTGGACTTTTGTAAAACCAAATGAATATGATGCTGTTGCCTTAGCTAATTGCATTGAAGAAGcattaaattatgttttaagAAATCCCGATCAGTTGATTTCTCAAAGTTATGATGGAGCAAGCATTATGAGTGGTGTTCAAAAACTTATTaaagataaatttaaatatgCTCATTATATTCATTGCTATGCTTACCAATTAAACTTGATTATGTCTCAGGCAACAAGCATAAATATGAATGCACGTATATTTTTTGCTGAACTGACTGgcattaccaattttttttccaactcTCCAGAAAAAGTTGCCATATTGGATGAAGTGGTTGGAAATAAAGCATCTACTAGCAGATGGAACTTCAAAATTAGAACAGTTGTTAATATTGTATATGAAAACCGGGAGTCTCTTATACTCtgtttggaaaaaatacaaTCGACTTCTATACAATCTGATACCATCACAAAGGCAGGCGCACTTTTAAGATTATTGTATGAtccaaagtttattttttggttGTCAGTTTTTCATCGTATAATACCCCAcgtcaatattttatattcacagCTGCAAAAAGAAGCTACTGATTCGGTAACTGTAAAAAAATGCATTACTGAGTTTGAGCAAAATATTCAGAAAGAACGATGTAATTTACATACTATTGAAACTGAGTTAGTAAACATTGACGGCAGACAAGCTAGGAAAAGAAAAAAGACAGATGAGAAACATTCTTATGTTCCTATGGTTGTGCAAGCTAAGGAGGTATGTGACACTATAATTGCAGAAATCAAACAAAGATTTTCATTTACTGGCCATCTGGAAATAGCACACTTATTTTCAgtggaaaattttgatacattttcaaagaattttccCGTACTACACCTAAATTCAGCAATTatgaattttccttttttgaacAAAGATAAATTGAAGACCGAACTAGAAATAATATACAGAACATCAGATTTTAGAGAAGTTTCAGGAGCAGTCCATctacttaaatttttaattgaaaataatttgcaaGTAGATTTTTCAGAGACATTTTCAGTGCTACAAGCAATTGTTACAATGCCCATGACAACTGCAGAAGCAGAACGTTGTTTCTCCACATTAAAAcgaataaaaacttttcttagAAGTACAATAGGTGAGAATAGGTTAACTGCTCTCGCAATGTTATCCATTGAGAAACAAATGATTCAAGAGATCCCGAATTTTAACGACTTggttattgataaatttatctTGAAAAGGGACAGACGTAttgattttgaattcaaaacgTGTTTGTGA
- the LOC130447997 gene encoding gastrula zinc finger protein XlCGF57.1-like isoform X1, whose amino-acid sequence MEQQQFIKEEIYTHDGFAWGMSIKQEMKDEIFTSTFQNLIDESMHPIKQEIDDDLNTNKAMEEYTIKVEKDKSNSHIVNIQNIGNKFKYLKVKYGIRPKSKELLEIIKHVNSNTIAGIIICKFCGNVYTKQKEYLCHFSTNHFMRFKKIMYKTKFCPKNSYTRGEVTDFTIIRNQNVKNEMEIVEHDLKTELQDNRFTDNLHAYKEDKPFKSDICLKNFANKKSLKTHIRRHIEDKPFKCDICMESFIHKCHLNLHLRIHIGERPFKCDICMKFFSWKTSLKRHSRIHTGEKPFKCKICQETFSRNDYLNSHIYSHTSEKPFKCNNCSKTFLHKYKFNTHLLSHTRESSFKCNNCSKTFLHKKSLKKHLHQHTEENPFKCDICSKTFSEKYQLISHLHCYRDKKPFKCIICSKAFSKMCNLSLHFHGHTGEKPFKCDICLKTFLYKKSLKQHLRKHTGEKPFKCDICSKTFLYKKSLKQHLCKNTGEKPFKCDICLKTFSWKTSLNRHLCNHTSEKPFKCNICLKTFSKKFNLKSHFYVHTGGKPFKCEICLKTFSWKTSLDRHLRNHTNEKSLNCEICAENVSLKDDLNSHICNHSEKPLESLT is encoded by the exons atggaacaacaacaatttattaaagaagaaatatatacacACGATGGTTTTGCGTGGGGTATGAGTATTAAACAAGAAATGAAAGACGAGATATTTACatcaacttttcaaaatttaattgatgaaaGTATGCATCCtataaaacaagaaattgatGATGATCTAAATACAAATAAAGCGATGGAAGAATATACGATTAAAGTTGAAAAAGATAAGAGCAATTCCCATATcgttaatatacaaaatattggaaacaaatttaaatatctaaaagtgaaatatggaattcgaCCTAAATCAAAAG aactattggaaattattaaacaCGTTAATTCAAACACTATTGCAGGGATTATTATATGTAAATTTTGTGGAAATGTATACACGAAACAAAAAGAGTACCTTTGTCACTTTTCTACAAATCATTTTATgagatttaagaaaataatgtataaaacaaaattctGCCCTAAAAACTCTTACACAAGAGGTGAAGTAACTGACTTCACTATTATCAGAaatcaaaatgtgaaaaatgaaatggaaataGTTGAACATGATTTGAAAACAGAGTTGCAAGATAACAGGTTCACTGATAATTTGCATGCCTACAAAGAAGATAAGCcattcaaaagtgacatttgtttgaaaaattttgcaaataaaaaaagtttgaaaacacATATCCGTAGACATATTGAAGataagccattcaaatgtgacatttgcaTGGAGTCATTTATACATAAATGTCATTTGAACTTACATTTGCGTATTCACATAGGTGAAaggccattcaaatgtgacatttgtatgaaatttttttcatggaaaACGAGTTTGAAGAGACATAGTCGTATccacacaggagaaaagccattcaaatgtaaaatttgcCAAGAAACTTTTTCACGAAACGATTACTTGAATTCACATATTTATAGTCACACAAGTGAAAAGCCATTTAAATGTAACAATtgctcaaaaacatttttacataaatataaatttaatacaCATTTACTTAGTCACACAAGAGAAAGTTCATTCAAATGTAATAATTGTTCTAAAACTTTTCTGCATAAAAAgagtttgaaaaaacatttgcaTCAACACACTGAAGAAAAtccattcaaatgtgatatttgttcaaaaactttttcagaaaaatatcaattaatttcacATTTGCATTGTTACAGAGATAAGAAGCCATTCAAATGTATAATTTGTTCAAAAGCTTTTTCAAAGATGTGTAATTTAAGTTTACATTTTCATGGACACACAGgtgaaaagccattcaaatgtgatatttgtttgaaaacttttctatataaaaaaagtttgaaacaaCATTTGCGTAAACACACTGGAGAAAAGCCatttaaatgtgatatttgttctaaaacttttctatataaaaaaagtttaaaacaacATTTGTGTAAAAACACTGGAGAAAAGCCatttaaatgtgacatttgtttgaaaacgtTTTCATGGAAAACAAGTTTAAACAGACATCTATGTAATCATACAAGTGAGAAGCCATTCAAATgtaacatttgtttaaaaactttttcaaaaaaatttaatttgaagtcaCATTTCTATGTACATACAGGCggaaagccattcaaatgtgaaatttgtttgaaaacgtTTTCATGGAAAACAAGTTTAGACAGACATCTACGCAATCATACAAATGAGAAATCATTAAACTGTGAAATTTGTGCTGAAAATGTTTCACTGAAAGATGATTTGAATTCACATATTTGTAACCATAGTGAAAAGCCACTTGAGAGTCTTACATAA
- the LOC130447997 gene encoding uncharacterized protein LOC130447997 isoform X5 yields the protein MEQQQFIKEEIYTHDGFAWGMSIKQEMKDEIFTSTFQNLIDESMHPIKQEIDDDLNTNKAMEEYTIKVEKDKSNSHIVNIQNIGNKFKYLKVKYGIRPKSKELLEIIKHVNSNTIAGIIICKFCGNVYTKQKEYLCHFSTNHFMRFKKIMYKTKFCPKNSYTRGEVTDFTIIRNQNVKNEMEIVEHDLKTELQDNRTIGKWKTCKFKYYCGNYCM from the exons atggaacaacaacaatttattaaagaagaaatatatacacACGATGGTTTTGCGTGGGGTATGAGTATTAAACAAGAAATGAAAGACGAGATATTTACatcaacttttcaaaatttaattgatgaaaGTATGCATCCtataaaacaagaaattgatGATGATCTAAATACAAATAAAGCGATGGAAGAATATACGATTAAAGTTGAAAAAGATAAGAGCAATTCCCATATcgttaatatacaaaatattggaaacaaatttaaatatctaaaagtgaaatatggaattcgaCCTAAATCAAAAG aactattggaaattattaaacaCGTTAATTCAAACACTATTGCAGGGATTATTATATGTAAATTTTGTGGAAATGTATACACGAAACAAAAAGAGTACCTTTGTCACTTTTCTACAAATCATTTTATgagatttaagaaaataatgtataaaacaaaattctGCCCTAAAAACTCTTACACAAGAGGTGAAGTAACTGACTTCACTATTATCAGAaatcaaaatgtgaaaaatgaaatggaaataGTTGAACATGATTTGAAAACAGAGTTGCAAGATAACAG aaCGATTGGAAAATGGAAAACGTGTAAATTTAAATACTATTGCGGGaattattgtatgtaa
- the LOC130447997 gene encoding zinc finger protein 813-like isoform X4 produces the protein MEQQQFIKEEIYTHDGFAWGMSIKQEMKDEIFTSTFQNLIDESMHPIKQEIDDDLNTNKAMEEYTIKVEKDKSNSHIVNIQNIGNKFKYLKVKYGIRPKSKELLEIIKHVNSNTIAGIIICKFCGNVYTKQKEYLCHFSTNHFMRFKKIMYKTKFCPKNSYTRGEVTDFTIIRNQNVKNEMEIVEHDLKTELQDNRFTDNLHAYKEDKPFKSDICLKNFANKKSLKTHIRRHIEDKPFKCDICMESFIHKCHLNLHLRIHIGERPFKCDICMKFFSWKTSLKRHSRIHTGEKPFK, from the exons atggaacaacaacaatttattaaagaagaaatatatacacACGATGGTTTTGCGTGGGGTATGAGTATTAAACAAGAAATGAAAGACGAGATATTTACatcaacttttcaaaatttaattgatgaaaGTATGCATCCtataaaacaagaaattgatGATGATCTAAATACAAATAAAGCGATGGAAGAATATACGATTAAAGTTGAAAAAGATAAGAGCAATTCCCATATcgttaatatacaaaatattggaaacaaatttaaatatctaaaagtgaaatatggaattcgaCCTAAATCAAAAG aactattggaaattattaaacaCGTTAATTCAAACACTATTGCAGGGATTATTATATGTAAATTTTGTGGAAATGTATACACGAAACAAAAAGAGTACCTTTGTCACTTTTCTACAAATCATTTTATgagatttaagaaaataatgtataaaacaaaattctGCCCTAAAAACTCTTACACAAGAGGTGAAGTAACTGACTTCACTATTATCAGAaatcaaaatgtgaaaaatgaaatggaaataGTTGAACATGATTTGAAAACAGAGTTGCAAGATAACAGGTTCACTGATAATTTGCATGCCTACAAAGAAGATAAGCcattcaaaagtgacatttgtttgaaaaattttgcaaataaaaaaagtttgaaaacacATATCCGTAGACATATTGAAGataagccattcaaatgtgacatttgcaTGGAGTCATTTATACATAAATGTCATTTGAACTTACATTTGCGTATTCACATAGGTGAAaggccattcaaatgtgacatttgtatgaaatttttttcatggaaaACGAGTTTGAAGAGACATAGTCGTATccacacaggagaaaagccattcaaat aa
- the LOC130447997 gene encoding uncharacterized protein LOC130447997 isoform X6: protein MEQQQFIKEEIYTHDGFAWGMSIKQEMKDEIFTSTFQNLIDESMHPIKQEIDDDLNTNKAMEEYTIKVEKDKSNSHIVNIQNIGNKFKYLKVKYGIRPKSKEKDEKKLLHGKPRMQNIHWRPFIQMKNLMY, encoded by the exons atggaacaacaacaatttattaaagaagaaatatatacacACGATGGTTTTGCGTGGGGTATGAGTATTAAACAAGAAATGAAAGACGAGATATTTACatcaacttttcaaaatttaattgatgaaaGTATGCATCCtataaaacaagaaattgatGATGATCTAAATACAAATAAAGCGATGGAAGAATATACGATTAAAGTTGAAAAAGATAAGAGCAATTCCCATATcgttaatatacaaaatattggaaacaaatttaaatatctaaaagtgaaatatggaattcgaCCTAAATCAAAAG AAaaggatgaaaaaaaattgcttcaTGGAAAACCCAGGATGCAAAACATACACTGGAGACCATTTATCCAAATGAAAAACCTCATGTACTAA
- the LOC130447998 gene encoding uncharacterized protein LOC130447998 isoform X2 has translation MEEQKFIKEEIYTHDGFAWGMSIKQEMKDEIFTSTFQNLIDESMHPIKQEIDDDLNTNKAMEEYTIKVKKEKSSPRIVNIQNIGNKFKYLKVKYGIRPKSKECSFAWYLRNLIVVLVRNCHFRVCS, from the exons atggaagaacaaaaatttattaaagaagaaatatatacacACGATGGTTTTGCGTGGGGTATGAGTATTAAACAAGAAATGAAAGACGAGATATTTACatcaacttttcaaaatttaattgatgaaaGTATGCATCCtataaaacaagaaattgatGATGATCTAAATACAAATAAAGCGATGGAAGAATATACGATTAAAGTTAAAAAAGAGAAGAGTAGTCCCCGTATcgttaatatacaaaatattggaaacaaatttaaatatctaaaagtgaaatatggaattcgaCCTAAATCAAAAG AATGTTCATTTGCGTGGTATCTTAGGAATTTAATAGTAGTATTGGTCAGAAACTGTCATTTCAGAGTTTGTTCTTGA